The sequence below is a genomic window from Syntrophorhabdaceae bacterium.
GCATCTGTCAGGCTTTTGCGATCTCAAAGGACATCTGGCCATCTTCGTACTGCAGGGGCTTGACCGTGACATCCATGCCGACCTTCACGTCTTCAGGCTTGAGATCTTTCGCGAGCCTCGCGAAGAGCTTGAGATCGCTGAAATCGACGACGCCCATCGTATAGGGGCAATCCTTCTCAAAGCCGAAGGGTGCATAATAAGCAATCGTAAAGGTCTCGAGCTTGCCTTTTTTCGGCATTTCGAACCAGTCCATATCTTTTGAGAGACAGCTCGCGCAATCTGCCCTTGGCGGGAAGAATTTGGCGCCGCACTGTTTGCATACTGTCCCTTCGATCTTTCCTTCCGTAAGCAAATCAACAAACTTCGCTGTTTTTGTAATGCCGGTAAAGCTTTTTCTTCCAAATTTTTCGAATCCCATTATATCACCTCCCAAAGATTGTCACGTTGCCGTAAAGGCCAACACCACCGACGTTATGAACGAGACCGATGCCCGGACTGCCGGGCACCTGCATCGGACCTGCCTCATCGCGAAGCTGCAGTACGATCGTCCTGATCTGTGAGCCGCCGGTTGCACCGATCGGATGTCCCTTGGAGAGAAGGCCACCGTCGACGTTGACCGGGATCCTGCCTTCCTTGTAC
It includes:
- a CDS encoding Zn-ribbon domain-containing OB-fold protein, translating into MGFEKFGRKSFTGITKTAKFVDLLTEGKIEGTVCKQCGAKFFPPRADCASCLSKDMDWFEMPKKGKLETFTIAYYAPFGFEKDCPYTMGVVDFSDLKLFARLAKDLKPEDVKVGMDVTVKPLQYEDGQMSFEIAKA